From the Chloroflexota bacterium genome, one window contains:
- a CDS encoding NAD+ synthase, protein MSTFRVALAQINMTVGDLDGNTEKVRQGIATAKSLGANLVAFPELTITGYPPEDLLFKPQFIADNRARLEGLLPASKGITAVVGFVDADRDIYNAAAILHDGKLAGVYRKMYLPTYGVFDEDRYFKAGHSCPVFNIGGVTVGVNICEDIWYPGGPTLHQANAGAQVIVTINGSPYYAGKVGFREKFVATRAIDHGIYVCYVNIAGGQDELVFDGNSVIFDPDGEAIARGKTFEEDMVVADLSLTSLMGHRLRSPLHRKVKHGALPEGVTAPVIPLDAPPAAKRPPLPAQKPAPLEPIAETYKAIVTGVRDYVRKNGFKRVLLGLSGGIDSSLVASIATDALGPERVVGIGMPSRYSSKASLEDASALAKNLGIEFHVIGIEPAFEAMLSMLGGMFEGTEANVAEENIQSRIRGNILMAISNKFGWLVLATGNKTELAMGFATLYGDMSGGYAVIKDVQKTVVYELARYRNRAAGKALIPERILTKPASPELKADQRTEESLLPFSILDPILKAYVEEEKSYADLLAMGFAEAHVKRVMTQVDRNEYKRRQAPPGVKITPRAFGRDRRLPIVNKYKAF, encoded by the coding sequence GTGTCCACATTCCGCGTCGCGCTTGCCCAGATCAACATGACGGTCGGTGATCTCGATGGAAACACCGAAAAGGTGCGCCAGGGTATCGCCACGGCCAAGTCTCTGGGCGCGAACCTCGTCGCCTTCCCGGAGCTGACCATCACCGGCTATCCGCCGGAGGACCTGCTCTTCAAGCCCCAGTTCATCGCCGATAACCGCGCCCGCCTGGAGGGCCTGCTTCCGGCCAGCAAAGGGATCACTGCCGTCGTCGGCTTTGTGGATGCCGATAGGGATATCTACAACGCCGCGGCCATCCTGCACGATGGCAAGCTCGCAGGCGTCTATCGCAAGATGTATCTCCCCACCTATGGCGTCTTTGATGAGGACCGCTACTTCAAGGCCGGCCACAGCTGCCCCGTCTTCAACATCGGTGGCGTGACGGTGGGCGTCAACATCTGCGAGGATATCTGGTACCCCGGCGGCCCGACGCTTCACCAGGCGAACGCGGGCGCGCAGGTCATCGTCACCATCAACGGCTCGCCCTACTACGCCGGGAAGGTCGGCTTTCGCGAAAAGTTCGTCGCCACCCGTGCCATAGACCACGGCATCTACGTCTGCTACGTGAACATCGCCGGCGGCCAGGACGAGCTGGTCTTTGACGGCAACAGCGTGATCTTCGACCCGGATGGTGAGGCCATTGCGCGCGGCAAGACCTTTGAAGAGGACATGGTCGTCGCCGATCTGAGCCTCACTTCCCTCATGGGCCATCGCCTGCGCAGCCCGCTCCACCGCAAAGTGAAGCACGGCGCGCTTCCGGAGGGCGTCACCGCCCCTGTCATTCCCCTGGATGCGCCTCCCGCCGCGAAACGCCCTCCCCTACCTGCGCAGAAACCTGCGCCCCTGGAGCCGATCGCTGAGACCTACAAGGCCATCGTCACCGGCGTCCGCGATTACGTTCGCAAGAACGGTTTCAAGCGTGTCCTCTTAGGCCTCTCGGGAGGCATAGACTCCTCGCTCGTTGCCAGCATCGCCACGGACGCCCTTGGCCCAGAGAGAGTCGTCGGCATCGGCATGCCCTCCCGCTACAGCTCCAAAGCAAGTTTGGAGGACGCGAGCGCTTTGGCGAAGAACTTAGGCATCGAATTCCATGTAATCGGCATTGAACCCGCCTTCGAGGCGATGCTCTCCATGCTTGGAGGCATGTTCGAGGGCACAGAAGCCAACGTGGCTGAGGAGAACATCCAGTCTCGCATCAGGGGCAACATCCTTATGGCCATCTCCAACAAGTTCGGATGGCTCGTCTTAGCAACGGGCAACAAGACGGAATTGGCGATGGGCTTCGCGACTCTGTACGGCGATATGTCGGGCGGCTATGCGGTCATCAAGGACGTGCAGAAGACGGTGGTCTATGAGCTGGCGAGGTATCGGAACCGGGCTGCGGGTAAGGCTTTGATCCCGGAGCGGATCCTCACCAAGCCCGCCAGCCCCGAGCTGAAGGCCGATCAGCGCACAGAAGAGTCGCTCCTTCCATTCAGCATCCTAGACCCGATCCTGAAGGCCTATGTGGAAGAGGAAAAGAGCTACGCTGACCTCTTGGCTATGGGCTTTGCGGAGGCTCACGTGAAGCGCGTCATGACCCAAGTGGACCGTAACGAGTACAAACGCCGCCAGGCCCCGCCCGGTGTGAAGATCACCCCCCGGGCCTTCGGCCGCGATCGTCGCCTCCCCATCGTCAACAAGTACAAGGCCTTTTAG
- a CDS encoding aldehyde dehydrogenase family protein: MGDNRGGLPQHQPGKHGRCARRIPGIVGAGGHQAVQAAREAFPAWRKLSRINRGEFIDAFAQLAKSRTELLARLLARESARA; encoded by the coding sequence GTGGGTGACAACAGAGGCGGTCTTCCCCAGCATCAACCCGGCAAACACGGACGATGTGCTCGGCGAATTCCCGGCATCGTCGGGGCGGGAGGCCATCAGGCAGTCCAAGCGGCGCGGGAGGCATTTCCCGCCTGGCGGAAGCTCTCGCGGATCAATCGCGGTGAGTTCATTGACGCCTTCGCGCAGCTGGCGAAATCGCGGACGGAATTGCTCGCACGCCTTCTGGCGAGAGAGTCGGCACGAGCCTGA
- a CDS encoding metal-sulfur cluster assembly factor — MSAVTKDQVLERLKEVFDPEIPYNIVDLGLVYDVTVKDNKTVDVTMTLTFPGCGMGPYIANNVREKILEIEGIEDANVEMTFDPPWSPDKISPSVKQELGIE, encoded by the coding sequence ATGTCCGCCGTGACAAAAGACCAGGTCCTCGAACGCCTCAAAGAGGTCTTTGACCCAGAGATCCCCTACAACATCGTTGATCTGGGGCTTGTCTACGACGTGACGGTGAAGGACAACAAGACCGTTGATGTGACGATGACGCTCACGTTCCCCGGCTGCGGCATGGGGCCGTATATCGCCAACAACGTCCGTGAAAAGATTTTGGAAATCGAAGGGATCGAGGATGCGAACGTAGAGATGACGTTCGACCCGCCGTGGAGCCCGGACAAGATTTCACCCTCGGTCAAACAAGAGCTCGGCATCGAGTAA
- a CDS encoding Mrp/NBP35 family ATP-binding protein, with translation MQQHDHDHGHSHGPRPMQGPGPDAKARIEAMKRQFAQKKRISERLAKIKNKVAVYSGKGGVGKSTVAVNLAVLLAQRGKAVGLLDADIDCPNCLKLLKADSQPDVIDGQITPAVMHGVKVVSMASFQRNEEEAIIFRGPMIHNALTQFIEVTDWGDLDYLIIDMPPGTSDAALTVMQTLQLDGFIIVTTPQELAILDAKRSINMIKKLNVKVLGVVENMAGDIFGKGGGEKLAKEAGVPFLGSIELRSAFREPPKPVALVDKSARRELDAVLDHLKTPQVV, from the coding sequence ATGCAGCAGCATGACCACGACCACGGGCATTCGCACGGCCCACGGCCGATGCAAGGCCCCGGGCCTGACGCCAAGGCGCGCATCGAGGCGATGAAGCGTCAATTCGCGCAGAAAAAGCGCATCAGCGAGCGGCTGGCAAAGATAAAGAACAAGGTCGCTGTCTATAGCGGCAAGGGCGGCGTAGGCAAGAGCACAGTCGCGGTGAACCTGGCGGTGCTTCTTGCTCAACGCGGCAAGGCTGTCGGCCTCCTAGATGCCGACATTGACTGCCCGAACTGCCTGAAGCTCCTGAAGGCTGATTCTCAGCCGGATGTCATTGACGGGCAGATCACGCCCGCGGTCATGCACGGAGTCAAGGTCGTCTCCATGGCTTCCTTCCAGAGGAACGAGGAGGAGGCGATCATCTTCCGCGGCCCGATGATCCACAACGCCCTGACGCAGTTCATCGAAGTGACGGATTGGGGCGACTTGGACTATCTCATCATAGACATGCCGCCTGGGACATCGGACGCCGCGCTGACGGTGATGCAAACCCTCCAGCTGGACGGCTTCATCATCGTGACGACGCCACAGGAGCTGGCCATCCTGGACGCGAAGCGCTCCATCAACATGATCAAGAAGCTGAATGTGAAGGTCCTTGGCGTGGTGGAAAACATGGCGGGCGACATCTTCGGCAAGGGCGGCGGCGAAAAGCTGGCCAAAGAGGCAGGCGTGCCCTTCCTTGGAAGCATCGAGCTGCGGAGCGCCTTCCGCGAGCCGCCCAAGCCTGTGGCGCTAGTGGACAAGAGCGCGCGCCGTGAGCTCGATGCGGTGTTGGACCATCTGAAGACGCCGCAGGTGGTGTAG